In Planctomycetia bacterium, the genomic stretch TCTCCAATTCCGCTTCCCGTAACTTCTGAATGATCTGCTCGACCTGCAAACGCTTCGTGCCCATGATCCCCTCCCTTTTTCAAGTGATGGTCGTCAGTCTACGACTGACGACCGGACTCGTTTAAGGGGGGCAGGTCAGCACCATCCACGTTTGTGGGGCCATCAGCCCGAAGCCGCGGGTTAGCGTCTGATACATCGTGAGCGGGTCGCTGCCGTTCTTGAACTTCCCCTCCGCAAACCGCAGCGACGTCGGCAGCGAGCCGAGTTGGTCCTTTGTGCCGTGGCAATTCGCGCAGACGCGCCGATAGATCGCTTCGCCACGGCGCAACGACTCGGCGTTCCAATCGCGGATCAACGCGCGATGATCGAGACGTTGCTCATACTCCGGCAAAACGAACGACGTGAGGGCGGGCGACGGCTGCAACTCACGAGCTCGCGCCGCGCCTCCTTCCCGGATCTCGATGAGATAACGGATCAGGTCGTAGAACTGTTGCCGCCCCGCGAGTTGATTGACTTGCCCGGCGGGCATGATGGAAAGGGGCGGCCGCTTCAGCTCTTCGACGTCTGCGATGCGCAGCGTCGTCAACTTGCCGCCGCGCGAGGCGTCGCGAACCGTCACCTTATCGGCGGTTTGCTGTACCAGCAGGCCGGTCAGCGTCGTGCCGTCGACGGTTTGGATCGTGACTGTTTCGTATCCCTTCCGAATCACTTTCGAGGGGAGCAGCACCGACTCCACGAGCGCTTCGTCCGAGACGTCACCGCTCAGCTTCGTTAAGTCCGGCCCCAAGGCCGATGCGCTCGGCTCCCCCACGGCATGGCATTTGGAGCATGCCATGAAATGTTGAAAGAACACAACGGCCCCGCGCGCAGCGTCCCCCTCGGCTTTGGCGAGTCGTACCAACTCGGCGGCCGGCTGTTGCCGGAGAACATCATCCAGCGTCTGAGCCTCGGCGAACGAGTCTCGGCCGACGACGAGAAACCAGACTGCGCAGAGAATCCCAAGTTTCGACAAGCGGCTCATTGCATTCCATCGATTGTTTTGGAGCGGGAGAAAGGTTTCGTGTTGGATCAGGGTAGCGTTTCACTTCGACATTGTTCTTATGTGGCCCGCCGGGCGTGCTGCGGCCGGCGGCGATGAGCTTCTCCAACAGCGCCTTCATCTCGGCGACGCGCAGACGAAGCGCAAGGTGTAAACGGCTGGAGAACTTCACACGTGCGCTGCAAAGGGGGCTGACATAAATCACTGTTCAGCGATTTATGAGTTTCTCGAAGATTCCTTGGATCTGAAGGCCCGCTAAACGGGCACTTTTGCCCTTGCGGGCAACGGACCCGCTGATGTTGCCATTGGCGTCGGCGGTCACGTCTTTGAATACCCCATCGGCCAACCTTGTGACCCCGTTGAAAGTGACATAGGCGGGATAAGCGGGGTCCGATCCAAACAGCGCAAAGTCGTATTTGTTTTCCGGAATCAGGCCGCTGACCGTGATGCCGGCTGAGGTGCCGGTTGTGGTATCCAATTTGATGCCGTCGCCTCTCAACGCGTCTCGCACGGTGGTCCAATTGCCAAATGTAAACTTCTCGCCGCGCTCCGCTCCAATGGTGACTTTGACAGGATTCGTTGTCGCGGAGCCATCCATGGGCACAAGGGCTTGAGAAGTCGCGGATGTGCTCAGTGTGTCTACCGGCCCGGTCAAAGTGTTCCAGATTCCACTGCTCAGACCAGTATAAAAGCAAAAGCCGCCGGCAGCGTCTCCGGACTTCGTGCCTTGAGAGTTGGTGGCGGGCTCGAAGTCGACGCTGATTACTTTGGAAACGCGATCAAATACCGTGAGGTAGATGGTGAAGGTGCCATTGCTCTCGGAGCCGGTCAGAGAGGTCCAAACCAGCTCGCCCGTATCGCGATAGTGTTCCGAATCAACTCCATGCACGGCGGCCGGTGTTGGGATGGTGGCCATGTTACTACTGTTCGGATTCCAGGAACGAATAAACCCCTTCCCATTGTCGTTTTCAGAGATCTTCACGCCACTGGGATCTGCTGAACCACCACTATTGGAATCAAAATCGGGATGGTCAACCCAATGCCCGTTTTCCAGACGAAAGCGGTGATTGCCAGTCGAATAACTCTTGACCGCAATCATAGGCCGATCGGCTTTGTCCAAGCTAATAGTCCCGTGACGATTGAGCCAATTATGATTAGGGTCATCCTTCATCTCCTCAATGATGACTTCGCCCTGATTGGGGCCCGCCGAGGGAACGATCGGAAATTGAATGGGTGTTCCATCCGACTTGAACACCGTCTTGCCACCGTCATCGGAGTAGGCGTAGAGAATGTGGGACCCAACGGCAGCCGGGTGTGGGCCGCGTATGTTTTTGCCGAGCATCCCGATCGAGATGTGCATGCGATTGTTGCTGTCCCAGCACGGATAGAAAGCTGATCCGCTGAATCCACTTTTGTCGGTAGCACTGCTGTATGCGGCAGCTCCTTCTGCCGATGCAAAGGAGATTGCTTTCCCCTTGGGTCCGAGGCCGCCAAGCGAAGTCCATAGCCGCGTGGTTTCGTCGTAAGAACACAACGGAAGGAATGAAGAAGACTGCTGCGCACTCCAGAACAACTGGCCCTTACGATCTTTCCGAAAGTGCGGGAAAGTGGTGTGCTTGGAAATGGGAAAGGGAAGAGGGGTGCCGGGGGGCGCGTCATATTCCAGTATTTGAGTAAAAGAGGAGATATCCTCGGGTTTTTTGGAACGCCAATAACCCATATCCATACGAGTGTGCATGTCGCCAGTCACATGGATGTAACCGGCGCGGTCGACGGCGATTTGCCAAGTCTTATGATTATTGTTGGATGCCGTGTAGCCTCTCGCTTTGGGATCGGTGCCTCCGACCAGGGGCTGGCTCGCCGCCGCCGAACCATCGAGGGGAATCTTGGCGACCATCATTCTTTCGTCACCCTGTCGCGCGTAAATCGTATAAACATTCCCCCTATAAACCGCAGTCTTACAACTATTAGCGTTCCTATTGATGGAAGCCGTGGTGAAAAGCGTGCGGGTTGTGAAGGTTTGACTTGTAAGCAGGAACGGTTCATCGACCGGGCCTGTAGAGGCAGCCGCACGTTGTGGCGCGACTGAAACGGGCTCGGAAGCATGGCTGATGTCGAAGCCAGTCAGCAGACTTGCCGATAGAATAAATTTAGCCAGTCCGGCCCATGGTTTAGTTGTTGTTGTCATCATATGTTTCTCCTTATTGTTGGTTGGCTTTTTTCGGTAGGCGGGGTTGTCAGTGGCCAACCATGGAGATTATTGAATGCTGGGAATTAGAATTCTTTGCTGATGCCTTGCTCATCGTTTCGACTCCACTCTCGGCGAGCACTGCTTGGAGTGGGCGTACGGCTTCGTGTTTGTTCAGGGTAGCGCTTCACTTCGACATCGTTCTTCTGCGCCACGCCGGGCGTGCTGCGGCCCTCGGCGATGAGCGTCTCCAACAGCGTCTTCATCTCGGCGACCTTCTCCGGCATCGCAGCGGCTAGGTTGTTCGTTTCGCCGAGGTCGTCGGCGAGGTTGTAGAGTTGCACGAGTTGCGATTGATCCCCGCCGGTGCCCCAGCCGCCGGAGCCGGGCGCGGGGATGTATTTCCATGAACCGCTGCGCAGCGCCGGTATGCCGCGAATGGATGCGCTCACGGCATTCTCACGAATGGGTTTGTCCTCGCCTTTGAGCAACGGCAACAGGCTGAAGCTGTCTTCACCGACGTTGTCTGGAAGCGGAACGCCGAACATGTCGGCAAAGGTTCGGAGGAAGTCGGCTTGATGCACGAGCCGACTGCAAACACCGCCAGGCTTCACCACGCCGGGCCAACGCACGACGAACGGCACGCGATGTCCGCCTTCCCAGGCATCGGCCTTGTAGCCACGTAACGGGCCGCTCGGATAGTGGCCCAGTTGCTCCAGGTCCTTCACGCCGACATAGGGCGCACAGCCGTTGTCGGCGGTGAAGATAACGAGCGTGTTGTCCGCCTCGCCGCTTTTCTCCAGCGCATCGAGCACGCGACCCACGACTGAATCCGTCTCCATCACGAAATCGGCGAAGAGATTGAGGTGGCTCTTATCTTTCCACTCGGAATTCACGGCGAGCGGGGTGTGCGGCGACGTGAGCGGCATGTAAACGAGGAAGGGCTCTTTCTTTCGCACGGACTCGTCGATGAACCGGATTGTGCGGTCTGCGAGCGCCGGCAGGATGCCTTCGAGTTTCCAATCCTTGAGCGCCGGGCCTTGGTTGCTGGCCTGATTGTTTCCCATCATCTGTCGCGGAAGGAACTCGGTGGGAATGCCGAACGTGCGATCGTTTTCGAGGAAGCAAAACGGCGGCCAGT encodes the following:
- a CDS encoding arylsulfatase produces the protein MKTILTTLAICLLLGTQALAADTKPNILIIYADDLGYGDVQCNNHDRGKIPTPNLDKLASQGMRFTDGHSSSGVCSPSRYTLLTGRYHWRTRLQGGIVGPFGEPLIAADRVTIGTLAKQQGYRTACVGKWHLGWDWPITKEQRSLLSPAKQPADEASRANKKAATAGAVATEQQIAAWRNIFSKPIAGGPTTRGFDLYFGTDVPNWPPFCFLENDRTFGIPTEFLPRQMMGNNQASNQGPALKDWKLEGILPALADRTIRFIDESVRKKEPFLVYMPLTSPHTPLAVNSEWKDKSHLNLFADFVMETDSVVGRVLDALEKSGEADNTLVIFTADNGCAPYVGVKDLEQLGHYPSGPLRGYKADAWEGGHRVPFVVRWPGVVKPGGVCSRLVHQADFLRTFADMFGVPLPDNVGEDSFSLLPLLKGEDKPIRENAVSASIRGIPALRSGSWKYIPAPGSGGWGTGGDQSQLVQLYNLADDLGETNNLAAAMPEKVAEMKTLLETLIAEGRSTPGVAQKNDVEVKRYPEQTRSRTPTPSSARREWSRNDEQGISKEF
- a CDS encoding BNR repeat-containing protein, which gives rise to MMTTTTKPWAGLAKFILSASLLTGFDISHASEPVSVAPQRAAASTGPVDEPFLLTSQTFTTRTLFTTASINRNANSCKTAVYRGNVYTIYARQGDERMMVAKIPLDGSAAASQPLVGGTDPKARGYTASNNNHKTWQIAVDRAGYIHVTGDMHTRMDMGYWRSKKPEDISSFTQILEYDAPPGTPLPFPISKHTTFPHFRKDRKGQLFWSAQQSSSFLPLCSYDETTRLWTSLGGLGPKGKAISFASAEGAAAYSSATDKSGFSGSAFYPCWDSNNRMHISIGMLGKNIRGPHPAAVGSHILYAYSDDGGKTVFKSDGTPIQFPIVPSAGPNQGEVIIEEMKDDPNHNWLNRHGTISLDKADRPMIAVKSYSTGNHRFRLENGHWVDHPDFDSNSGGSADPSGVKISENDNGKGFIRSWNPNSSNMATIPTPAAVHGVDSEHYRDTGELVWTSLTGSESNGTFTIYLTVFDRVSKVISVDFEPATNSQGTKSGDAAGGFCFYTGLSSGIWNTLTGPVDTLSTSATSQALVPMDGSATTNPVKVTIGAERGEKFTFGNWTTVRDALRGDGIKLDTTTGTSAGITVSGLIPENKYDFALFGSDPAYPAYVTFNGVTRLADGVFKDVTADANGNISGSVARKGKSARLAGLQIQGIFEKLINR
- a CDS encoding c-type cytochrome, with product MSRLSKLGILCAVWFLVVGRDSFAEAQTLDDVLRQQPAAELVRLAKAEGDAARGAVVFFQHFMACSKCHAVGEPSASALGPDLTKLSGDVSDEALVESVLLPSKVIRKGYETVTIQTVDGTTLTGLLVQQTADKVTVRDASRGGKLTTLRIADVEELKRPPLSIMPAGQVNQLAGRQQFYDLIRYLIEIREGGAARARELQPSPALTSFVLPEYEQRLDHRALIRDWNAESLRRGEAIYRRVCANCHGTKDQLGSLPTSLRFAEGKFKNGSDPLTMYQTLTRGFGLMAPQTWMVLTCPP